In Papio anubis isolate 15944 chromosome 17, Panubis1.0, whole genome shotgun sequence, the following are encoded in one genomic region:
- the RARA gene encoding retinoic acid receptor alpha isoform X3 — protein MAQTTGFFRRSIQKNMVYTCHRDKNCIINKVTRNRCQYCRLQKCFEVGMSKESVRNDRNKKKKEVPKPECSESYTLTPEVGELIEKVRKAHQETFPALCQLGKYTTNNSSEQRVSLDIDLWDKFSELSTKCIIKTVEFAKQLPGFTTLTIADQITLLKAACLDILILRICTRYTPEQDTMTFSDGLTLNRTQMHNAGFGPLTDLVFAFANQLLPLEMDDAETGLLSAICLICGDRQDLEQPDRVDMLQEPLLEALKVYVRKRRPSRPHMFPKMLMKITDLRSISAKGAERVITLKMEIPGSMPPLIQEMLENSEGLDTLSGQPGGGGRDGGGLAPPPGSCSPSLSPSSNRSSPATHSP, from the exons GGCTTCTTCCGCCGCAGCATCCAGAAGAACATGGTGTACACGTGTCACCGGGACAAGAACTGCATCATCAACAAGGTGACCCGGAACCGCTGCCAGTACTGCCGACTGCAGAAGTGCTTCGAAGTGGGCATGTCCAAGGAGT CTGTGAGAAATGACcgaaacaagaagaagaaggaggtgcCCAAGCCCGAGTGCTCCGAGAGCTACACGCTGACGCCGGAGGTGGGGGAGCTCATTGAGAAGGTGCGCAAAGCGCACCAGGAAACCTTCCCTGCCCTCTGCCAGCTGGGCAAATACACTACG aaCAACAGCTCAGAACAACGTGTCTCTCTGGACATTGACCTCTGGGACAAGTTCAGTGAACTCTCCACCAAGTGCATCATTAAGACTGTGGAGTTCGCCAAGCAGCTGCCCGGCTTCACCACCCTCACCATCGCCGACCAGATCACCCTCCTCAAGGCTGCCTGCCTGGACATCCTG ATCCTGCGGATCTGCACGCGGTACACACCCGAGCAGGACACCATGACCTTCTCGGACGGGCTGACCCTGAACCGGACCCAGATGCACAACGCTGGCTTCGGCCCCCTCACCGACCTGGTCTTTGCCTTCGCCAACCAGCTGCTGCCCCTGGAGATGGATGATGCGGAGACGGGGCTGCTCAGCGCCATCTGCCTCATCTGCGGAG ACCGCCAGGACCTGGAGCAGCCTGACCGTGTGGACATGCTGCAGGAGCCGCTGCTGGAGGCGCTAAAGGTCTACGTGCGAAAGCGGAGGCCCAGCCGCCCCCACATGTTCCCCAAGATGCTGATGAAGATCACTGACCTGCGAAGCATCAGCGCCAAGG GGGCTGAGCGGGTGATCACGCTGAAGATGGAGATCCCGGGCTCCATGCCGCCTCTCATCCAGGAAATGCTGGAGAACTCAGAGGGCCTGGACACTCTGAGCGGACagccggggggcggggggcgggacGGGGGTGGCCTGGCCCCCCCGCCAGGCAGCTGtagccccagcctcagccccagctccAACAGAAGCAGCCCGGCCACCCACTCCCCGTGA
- the RARA gene encoding retinoic acid receptor alpha isoform X4 — MVYTCHRDKNCIINKVTRNRCQYCRLQKCFEVGMSKESVRNDRNKKKKEVPKPECSESYTLTPEVGELIEKVRKAHQETFPALCQLGKYTTNNSSEQRVSLDIDLWDKFSELSTKCIIKTVEFAKQLPGFTTLTIADQITLLKAACLDILILRICTRYTPEQDTMTFSDGLTLNRTQMHNAGFGPLTDLVFAFANQLLPLEMDDAETGLLSAICLICGDRQDLEQPDRVDMLQEPLLEALKVYVRKRRPSRPHMFPKMLMKITDLRSISAKGAERVITLKMEIPGSMPPLIQEMLENSEGLDTLSGQPGGGGRDGGGLAPPPGSCSPSLSPSSNRSSPATHSP, encoded by the exons ATGGTGTACACGTGTCACCGGGACAAGAACTGCATCATCAACAAGGTGACCCGGAACCGCTGCCAGTACTGCCGACTGCAGAAGTGCTTCGAAGTGGGCATGTCCAAGGAGT CTGTGAGAAATGACcgaaacaagaagaagaaggaggtgcCCAAGCCCGAGTGCTCCGAGAGCTACACGCTGACGCCGGAGGTGGGGGAGCTCATTGAGAAGGTGCGCAAAGCGCACCAGGAAACCTTCCCTGCCCTCTGCCAGCTGGGCAAATACACTACG aaCAACAGCTCAGAACAACGTGTCTCTCTGGACATTGACCTCTGGGACAAGTTCAGTGAACTCTCCACCAAGTGCATCATTAAGACTGTGGAGTTCGCCAAGCAGCTGCCCGGCTTCACCACCCTCACCATCGCCGACCAGATCACCCTCCTCAAGGCTGCCTGCCTGGACATCCTG ATCCTGCGGATCTGCACGCGGTACACACCCGAGCAGGACACCATGACCTTCTCGGACGGGCTGACCCTGAACCGGACCCAGATGCACAACGCTGGCTTCGGCCCCCTCACCGACCTGGTCTTTGCCTTCGCCAACCAGCTGCTGCCCCTGGAGATGGATGATGCGGAGACGGGGCTGCTCAGCGCCATCTGCCTCATCTGCGGAG ACCGCCAGGACCTGGAGCAGCCTGACCGTGTGGACATGCTGCAGGAGCCGCTGCTGGAGGCGCTAAAGGTCTACGTGCGAAAGCGGAGGCCCAGCCGCCCCCACATGTTCCCCAAGATGCTGATGAAGATCACTGACCTGCGAAGCATCAGCGCCAAGG GGGCTGAGCGGGTGATCACGCTGAAGATGGAGATCCCGGGCTCCATGCCGCCTCTCATCCAGGAAATGCTGGAGAACTCAGAGGGCCTGGACACTCTGAGCGGACagccggggggcggggggcgggacGGGGGTGGCCTGGCCCCCCCGCCAGGCAGCTGtagccccagcctcagccccagctccAACAGAAGCAGCCCGGCCACCCACTCCCCGTGA
- the GJD3 gene encoding gap junction delta-3 protein, which translates to MGEWAFLGSLLDAVQLQSPLVGRLWLVVMLIFRILVLATVGGAVFEDEQEEFVCNTLQPGCRQTCYDRAFPVSHYRFWLFHILLLSAPPVLFVVYSMHRAGKEAGGAQAAAQCAPGLPEAQCAPCALRARRARRCYLLSVALRLLAELTFLGGQALLYGFRVVPHFACAGPPCPHTVDCFVSRPTEKTVFVLFYFAVGLLSALLSVAELGHLLWKGRPRAGERDNRCNRAHEEAQKLLPPPPPPPPPLPTLPSRHAGPESCAPPAYAHRAPASHREGGSGRGKASPATGRRDLAI; encoded by the coding sequence ATGGGGGAGTGGGCGTTCCTGGGCTCGCTGCTGGACGCCGTGCAGCTGCAGTCGCCGCTCGTGGGCCGCCTCTGGCTGGTGGTCATGCTGATCTTCCGCATCCTGGTGCTGGCCACGGTGGGCGGCGCAGTGTTCGAGGACGAGCAAGAGGAGTTCGTATGCAACACGCTGCAGCCGGGCTGTCGCCAGACCTGCTACGATCGCGCCTTCCCGGTCTCCCACTACCGCTTCTGGCTCTTCCACATCCTGCTGCTCTCGGCGCCCCCGGTGCTGTTCGTCGTCTACTCCATGCACCGGGCCGGCAAGGAGGCTGGCGGCGCTCAGGCGGCGGCGCAGTGCGCCCCTGGACTGCCCGAGGCCCAGTGCGCGCCATGCGCTCTGCGCGCCCGCCGCGCGCGCCGCTGCTACCTGCTGAGCGTGGCGCTGCGCCTGCTGGCCGAGCTGACCTTCTTGGGCGGCCAGGCGCTGCTCTACGGCTTCCGCGTGGTCCCGCACTTCGCGTGCGCCGGCCCGCCCTGCCCGCACACGGTCGACTGCTTCGTGAGCCGGCCCACCGAGAAGACCGTCTTCGTGCTCTTCTACTTCGCGGTGGGGCTGCTGTCGGCGCTGCTCAGCGTAGCTGAGCTGGGCCACCTGCTCTGGAAGGGCCGCCCGCGCGCCGGGGAGCGTGACAACCGCTGCAACCGTGCACACGAAGAGGCGCAGAAGCtgctcccgccgccgccgccgccgccacctccGCTGCCGACCCTGCCCTCCCGGCACGCCGGCCCCGAGTCCTGCGCCCCGCCCGCCTATGCGCACCGGGCGCCAGCCAGCCACCGCGAGGGCGGCAGCGGCCGCGGCAAGGCGTCACCGGCCACCGGCCGCCGAGACCTGGCCATCTAG